The Ziziphus jujuba cultivar Dongzao chromosome 5, ASM3175591v1 genome segment TTCCAACATCAAGTATCCTGTATACACAACGGTCTTCCTCCAATGGCTTTTGAGAGAATACAAACAAGAACAGAATAACGGGAGAAGGAAATTGAGGGAAGAAGTAATTGGGcccatattattaaataattattcaaagTTTGAATAATATCATTCTCACTTCAATGCAATTAAAGTTCATAAGGATTATacgtaaaaattaaaaagaaactgAAAAAGGCATAAGAGAGCCTATCATATTGCTTCTTAGAAAATTGCTTTCAAGTAGATGGTTATCATGAGCATGATGGTGTCCTCTATAAAAGTGATTATGCCAATTAGTAGCCGATTCACTTTGATAGAAAAGTTTAAATTAGAACACTTTATTAGTATTCATAAAAGGGAACTAATGAGATCCAAATAAAATTGCGGATGAGattcataaattattaaatttcaattctttAGTTACTCATCGATCAGGTCATTAATGATCTTCTAGTGAAGAAATGAGAATTACTCATTGTTGATGGCGTTCAAAAATTTGTACCTTTATTCCTTAGATCtattaaattatacatatttatgaaTTCATACATATAACATTTTCAGTTTCATTGATAGTAATATTCCCAAGTTGGATAAGCAATCATATTTTCTCTGTATGCATAATCAGGTTTGGGATGCCCATACAAGTTCAACTTTTGTTGCTGCAATCTTTTGGATAGTTCTGTTGATAGGTCTTGGTAGGTAATATATATTATCTCATACTATCTATGACAATTAGTGCATTTGGTCTGTACACATCTTTGCTATAACTAAGTTGACATATTTTACGCACATGCACATACATATGGGAGATAAGTTCTGACAATGAGGTTCCTTACGGAAAGATGATATGCAATACAAGTGTTTAATGGTTACACAGATTTGTTATTTATCCCTAATACTGCACATTGTATACAGTCAAAAGTTGTCTATgcaaatttacaaataaataaggcATCGTTAGGAACATTATTGGAATACTCGAGAGGTTGGAGAATGACAAGTAATGTGTTTTATCTTGCCACTGATtggaaaaatttttataatacatAACAAGTAATTAAAGAGTGTGACTCTCTCCGCATACGGCTCTCATTTGTTGCTTGTGAAATTGTTTACTTCTAGAAATGATAATTTGtgtttgttatattatattttgcaaAATTGAATTTCCGTTTGGTATCTTTACTCCTGTTGAATCTGttaaaattcaacatataataATGTAGCTGTTACGAGGCACCTACTCTGAATCTTATTTCTTTATGGTCTTTTATACAGCATTGCAACATGTATATCCATTGTACAGCGACTGTTCCATTTGACAACCCAAGATCCAGTTTACcttgttttattaaaaagcgAAGACAGGCAAGTCTAACACTATATTTGTCTTTCACATTTGAACTGTAGGGTAATTTTGTGTTAAATTTTTTGAGAACAGAATTGGTTGTTATTATGATTGATAAGAGATTtgaataatttacaattttttttggggatttaGATTGGTTTGGGTTTTGATATGGTTTCTTAGTTGTattagttttcttatttttatgaatttttttattcaagctAGTTTATTGTTCATTGTAGGGCTGAAAGCAGGTATGAGGGAACATTGTTGTGAGACAATATGAACTCGGGTTGATGGCAGAGGAAGTTCAAGAGCAATTTggtttgttttcaaaaatgaaatctCCATTCTAACCATTAAGACTGCATATAGTAGAAATGAAAACTTTAAAGGGGAAGCAGAGTTGAAATTATCCTAGGAAATTGGGACCATGaaaatgtgtttttcttttccacCCTTAGAAAAATTTCACTTGTATTGATGAAGTTCTAGTTCATTAACCTTGTTTGTTGGCAAATCCAGTACCAAACAACTACTTTAGCCAACTCTTTTACtcgttcccaaaaaaaaaaaaaaaaaaaaaggaatatgtaTTACATTTTCTTTTGCATGCCTTTTTCCTTGGTTTACTGCAAATGAAGACTAGAGtgagtatattaaaaaaaagtcatCAAAAAATGCTTTTAAAGCATCCCAGTTTTGACGCAAGAAAACAATAAGGTAGATGCTGTCATCTTAACTTGGGAATTGGGATAGGCTGTGAGCCTGGGATATTATTCATATCAATAATTGGTtggtatttacaatttttttttttttcccttgctaTGGTCGCTCTCAATGGCGGACTCAGAAAATTTTTCAGAGGGTACCGTGATATATAATaagatttatattatattttaatttatggcatgaaaagaaacaaaagtatacaaaaataaaactattactatgttataaaaataaaactttactaTGTTGTAATCCAACTAATGATATCGTATACTagatgttaatttttaattttttctgaaTTTCTTTTAGAGAAATTGAATCTCAATGTTCagacaaaatttataaaaataaaataagcatacTTCTTAaggtaaaatacaaataaaaatttgattttgttatgtTTAAGCAACTAAAGTAATTGAaagccataaaaaaaaaaaaagttaacaacaaaaatattatgtaatagagcaaaaaaaaaaaaaaaattgcagcttagattcaatataattaaaaaaaagaagaagttaagtTCTTGTATTATATCTTTATGTTATTAACTAAATTAATTGTGTTGAATTATTATTCTAGtgtataaatattgtattaaaaatgttaattaagtATGTTGATTCAATAACTATGTTGTTAAAATATGTTGTTAAAATATCATAGATAAAGCGTAAATattatacttattttaaataagttttagaTATACCAGAAATgattcaaaaacaaatataagagaaatggatatgtaatatatatatatatatatatatatagagagagagagagagagagagagagagagatgagaaAAACTGTATATAAACGAAGAAACGAAGAAGGGAACAAATCGAAAGTGAACCTTAcgtgtgtttttgttttgggggtAGGTTTAAATATATTAGGGAGAAAAcagtaaatggaaaaaaataataataataataataaaaacagaaaaatcaaAGGGGGAGGCACTGGCCCAACGTGGGTCCGGCCCTGGTCACCCTCACCCACACTAAGTCTTCGCTTACGGCTTCCTATTTAAAAACGAATGGCGtgcaaaagaaaatgaatatgatattacatattccaattttttgatatgaataatatatgacATGCTCACAGTCAGTCCATCCCGAGTCGTCAACACGGCAGCATTGATGTTATTGTTTTCTTGCGTAAAAATTGGGATGCTTTAAAAGcctttttttgatatttgataaaCCAATAATTTGAAATGTTTCTATACAAATAAAGAGAGATTTGAAGCTTatcaatttaattcatttttccaTGTATCATTAATAGTAATCAAGGTATCTTTTATTAATTaggttttgcttttttttggcGATTAAATTGAATGTAACATGTTTACTTGACTGTTTGTTAACGTTTATTAGTAGtgattatatatcttaattatttataagtctaaagagtagaaaatatatatatatatatatataaacatcaaatggagcacaatttaaaattatattagtttttaatttttaatttttgttatatatttttttttatgtttatagtTGATTGATATGTATAATAAACTCTAAAATTAGTAATTAACATTAACATAAAATCGAAATAAGCACGTTATATACAATttcgtaaaaaaataaataaataaaacaaaagaattaaaaattaaacatacaaGCAAACAGcacttaattatttaattattctagTTCCAAAATCCAGTTTTCCACGTCCAATCGCTTTCGAGAGAATACAAACAAGAACAGAATAAAGGGCGAAGGAAATTGAGGGGAGGACTAATTGGGCCCATAACCTTAAACGATGTATTCAaagtttgaataatattattctcACTTCAATGCAATTAATGTTAACAAGGATTATaagtaaaaattacaaaaaaaaaaaaaaaaaaaaaaatgaaaaaggcatAAGAGAGCCTACTATATATAATGCTTCTTAGAAAATTCCTTTCAAGTCAAGTAGATAGTTATCAGAGAACATGATGGTATCCTCCATTTCCAATATTTCCAATTTCATATCCGGTGTTGCTGCAGTAGCGGTAGCAGCAGCAGTAGTATTAACCCATTGTGCTTCCCTTGTTGTGGGCTCTGTTGAATATTCTCCTAAGCAAGAAGCAAAGGCTTTGCTTGAATCTGGATGGTGGAGTCATGAATATCTCAACTCCACTACCACAACTCCTTGCAAGTTGCCTGGTATTACTTGCAATCCTGCTGGAAGCATTACACATGTTTCTCTACAAGGGTATCCTCCTCTATATGGACGCAAACTTGGGAGATTTCTTAATGGCTCTTCGTTTCCGAATTTAGTCCACTTGGATCTTGCTAAAGCTAGACTCATTGGGAGCATCCCGCCAGAGATCAGCACTCTTTCGAAGCTCACCCACCTCAACCTCTCTCATAATTATCTTTCAGGTGAGTTACCTCTTTCATTAAGAAACCTCTCCCAATTGGTGATGCTTGACATTTCTTTTAACAGTATCAGTGGTTCCATTCTGCCAGAATTAGGGAATTTAAACACACTTGTTCAATTAAACTTGAGCGATAACCGATTAACTGGTGCGATACCTTCTACTATATGTGATTTAACCAACTTACAATACTTGAGCCTCAGTCGGAACCAGCTAAGTGGTTCATTGCCTTCCCGAATAGGGAATTTGAAGAACCTGACAAGTTTGAAACTCAGTTCGAACAACCTCATGGGTACCATTACTCCATCTTTAGGTAGCCTTAAGAGTATACAGTACATTGACTTGTCATCCAACCACTTCAACGGAAGCATACCGATTGAGATATGTTCCCTTTCTACACTTCTTTCTTTGGACCTCAGTAACAACTCACTTGTTGGCGAAATACCGTCTCGATTTGCCGACCTAGAAGACTTGACCACCTTAAACCTTGCCTTTAACAATTTCAACTGTTGCATCCCCTGTTCTTTTATGTATCACCGGACAACACTTCATGCAGATACTTATTTATATGATTACGTCCGATGTTCCAAAATCTGGTCTGGCGGCATCGTCAAAGACGGGCTGATTATTGTTTGCATCTCTTTTATTCTTGCATCATCATTTCTCGTGCTTATTATATGGGCAGTGTTCTACAAATGTGggtgcaaaaataaaaagatcaaaTCACTTGACGAGACAATTGCAACAAAGAATGGAGATATATTTTCAGTATGGAATTATGATGGGAATTTAGCATACAAAGACATCATCCAAGCAACGGAGGATTTCGATATAAGGTATTGCATTGGCACAGGTGGTTATGGAAGTGTTTACAGAGCACAGTTGCCTAATGGCAAAGTGGTTGCTTTGAAAAAACTGCACACTTCAGAGGCCGAAGAGCCTGCTTTGAGAATGAGTTTCGAGACCGAGGTGAAAACATTGACAGAATTGAAGCACCGAAACATTGTGAGACTATATGGATTTTGTTTGCATAAAAggtgtatgtttttaatttatcaatacaTGGAAAGAGGGAGCTTGTTCTGTGTCCTGAACAATGATGTGGAGGCTATGGAATTAGATTGGAAGAAAAGGGTGAACATTATCAAAGGCATAGTGAATGCATTGTGTTATTTGCACAATGATTGCACTCCACCAATTGTACATCGTGACGTAACCACCAACAATGTCCTACTCAACTCAGAACTAGAAGCTGTTGTAGCTGATTTTGGCACTGCAAAACTCCTCGATCCTAATTCCACCACTCAAACCACCATACTGGCCGGTACTTATGGTTATATTGCTCCAGGTAAAGCTTTACACTCTTCCTATATAGTTTTCTCTCtgatattcaatattaaattgTCACATTTCAGGGCAGGCAAAAAAAGGCTATTTATATCatcaatattattgataaatgcGCATAATAAATGGAACACACTTCATGgtcaaactaattatttttaaagagaacttcaaattttctttcaatgttATATATTGAACTCTCtttcacataatttttttttgtattacaaaacaattaataaattaatatttaagttgTTTTGTGTTCTTGTGAATTGTAGAGCTTACCTACACCATAGCTGTAACTGTAAAATGCGATGTTTATAGCTTTGGAGTGGTGACACTTGAAACGCTGATGGGAAAGCATCCAAAGGAAATTttgtcatcattatcatcatcttcaACACAAAATCTAAAGCTAATTGAAATATTAGACCAACGCTTAGCACCCCCGAGAAGTCGGTTGGCTGTACATAACGTTGCTCTTGTTGACTCAATTGCATTTGCATGCTTAAATGCTGACCCAAAGCTTCGACCAACAATGGATAGTGTTTCCAAACAAATTGTTGAGCGCAGGACACCACTAGCAGATCATTGTTTCCATGAAATTACGATAGGACACCTCATGAACCCATAGATGGCTAAAATTTATTGAGGAGTCAGAAATCAGTTCAGTTCAGCTTTGTTACTTTGCATTTTGTGTTGTCCTCCCTGAAAATTTTCGTTTGTGTTAAAATGCATGAATTTTGACTATCCTTTAGTTTTCAACATGTTACTATTGAAGGGTTTATGCTATGCTATTTGAAATGGtaaacattatttatatttgttatgtaaacattatttatatttattatgtaaTTGTCTTGGAATGGTGAAACTCCTAACCAAAAGAGCAAACTTTTCGGATCCTACTAGTAATTGTATACTGCGATCTAGTATTTTTGTATATGTAAAGCCACAAAAGTCCTATTCAAGCTATAGGCAAAGTTCTCTGAAAATTGGAGACATAGGTTGCTACTCCTTTAGAAATTGGAAATCCAAAACAATGATAGAAAACAGAATAAGGACCTAAAGTTGTTTCTCGGATGAGACCGAGAAACAAAAGATGTCATTTAGCGAGATGAACTTACTAGACTGACGTCAACCAGCTAAGCCTTAACAGAACATGTGACATTCAAACAAGTACGAAAATGGCAAGGTTTGGAAATCACaagaaaattaaatgctttaaaCTTCTAACTGCCaaacttatacatatataaaaagcgATCTTTAAATAGCTGTGCATAAAAACGATTTCCCATTTTGATATTTCTCATTTCTGATCCTCCCTTTTATTTAATTCTTACATACTGCTGTCCAAGAAAGGAAATGGCCTTTTCTCCTCCCAAAAAACAATCTCATACAAATCCTTGTTGGAACTAAACAAAGAAGATAGTGGAAAGGGATACCTGACAAAATAGATTGGTACCAAAGCAAGTCTTCTGCCCttaggaggggggggggggggggggggggggggggcgggaaTCTCTTTTCCAACCTTCATGGCGTTTGAAAACCTTTGAAAATTGTACCATTAGATCCCAAAAGAAGAATTCCCTCCCATTGGGATACTTAAAAAGTCTCATATACAGGTCATACAAATCCTTGTTGAAACTAAACAAAGAAGATAGTGGAAAGGGATACCTGACAAAATAGATTGGTACCAAAGCAAGTCTTCTGCCCTTAGGGGGGGGTGGTGGAATCTCTTTTCCAACCTTCATGGCGTTTGAAAACCTTTGAAAATTGTACCATTAGATCCCAAAAGAAGAATTCCCTCCCGTTGGGATActtaaaaaatctcatatacAGGTCATTCCTCTACAACACACCCCTCCCAAGAAGCtatgatttgaaaatcattaatAGAGCAGTTTCAGGTTTCAACTCTGGATGCTATACTTTTTGACATGTTAATTTTTACTCCACAAGACACACTAAGAATCTGCAGCAAaccaaattattttcttctcccAAAAATGAAAGCGGTGTATCATCAATAAACTGTAAATAGGACActtctaattttatattttcccaTAATAAAACCTTCAATGGACTTTCAATGTGATTGATTATGTTCCTTGTACATAATTTTCATCGATGGTTAATAGAATATAAGTATCTTAAAAGACCATGTTTGAGGGTGAGTGGATATTGAAGTGTCTAGTGAAcccatcatttttatttttctttttctatattttcgaAGACTAGTTACTCTATCTGAGATAACAGTCTTTGCTAtgcacaagaagaagaagaagaagaagaaggttgcATGAAACTGTTGCAAAGCTGTTAAAATTGTACACTGAACTAGTATATCAGCTCTAAATCACTGATTATGATGCATGAAAAATTTACATTTCAAGAAAAGGGGAAATCAAAAGAAGCAGATATAATAAATGTCAAACACTACAATAAAACAAGTTGTTCATAAGAATTTCTACACCACAAAGTGTCAATCGAATCCTTCAATAGAAGAATGCTACTTATTCCCTTCACATTATCAGGACTGGGATAAAATGGTAAAGATGCACTCAACAAAAGACTTACGCAACTCATTTATACCTTAACTACTTTCATCAAGCTACCATGATTTGTTTATTAAGGATAAATAAAGGAATATACTATGacatgcaaaagaaaagaaagggaaaaaatataaagacgAATTTAGTATAAGCCAAAACTCGTGAGTACTATTACGCCAGCTAATTCTAATAGCAACTAATAGGTGTCGGTTGTTTGTGCAAAAGTAGTTTAGATAGGCAATTTCATTACTTGTGCAAAATTCTGTGATTAGGTATCTAACAAAGTCATTCAAGAGTAAGTAGAAACAGTGACAACAACATTTAATAACTGGAATGTTCTTTTAATGCATCATGACAGAAAAGTCTAACACTGTATTTGTCTTTTACATTTGAACTGTAAGGGTAATATTGcgttaaatatttcaagaaacaGAATCGGTTGTTTCACCTGTTTTTATGAAGAATTGAATGGATATATAAGATGTTTATGGGAAAGGAGAAGAGTAGAACCACAGAAATTATGTCGAGTAAACACATAATTTGCCAGATTACAAGTGAATTTATTGGTTCCCTTAGAGAAAAGAAGCTTGTGAAACGTACATCCATTCTCTCTATTATTGAAAAACCACTGAGACAACATTCCAAAAGACAGAGTATACCCTAAGCAGAATTATTTTGCTTGATAGGAGATTTGAataatttaggattttttttttttcaggattTAAAATGGTTTGGGCTTGATAGAGTTTTTTAAGTTGTActagttttcttattttttaggaattttttttcaaGCTAGTTTATTGTTCATTGTATGGCAGAAAGCAGGCATGAGGGATCATTGTTGCGAGAGAATATGAACTCGTGTTGGTGGCAGACGAAGTTGAAGGGCAATTTggtttgttttcaaaaatgatATGTCAATTCTAATCATGAAGACTGCATATTACTACAAATGAAAACTTAAAAGGACAAGCAGAGTTGATATTATCCTAAGAAATTGGCACCATCAAAATgcgtttttctttttcccccttgaaaAAATTTCACGTATATTGGTGAAGTTCATGTACATTAACGTTGCTTGTTGGCAAATCAAGCACCGAAGAACTGTTTTAGCCAACTCTTTTTCTTCGTCCaatatgtttttcattttctttggcatgccattttttattggtttagtGCAAATGAAACGGCAAGCGAAGACTAAAGTCATCAGTAGATGTTTTAAGTTTTGACGCAAGAAAACAGTAAGGTAAACGCTGCCGACTTGACTTGGGGATTGGGAGGGACTATGATTTTGGTTATAATTCATATCAATAACTGATTGGtatttacaatttttctttttttctcttcccaTAGTCACTCTGGTCTTCGCTTGCTGCTTCCTAGTTCTTTCGTTCGAaccaaagtgaaaaagaaacgcatgcaaaataaaatgaaatacataTTCCTTTTTTTGCTCTGAATAATATATGACATACTCGCAGTCCGTCCCAAGTCAACACGTCAGCATTTACATTGTTTTTCTTGCGTCAAATCTCAGATGCCTTTCGATTAGTGTTAATTTATTGCAATGATATATCTCGATAATCTATAAACCTAAAGAGTAGgggtaaaaaaaacaaaacataaacatcaaatgaaacacaatttaaattataaattctgttttatatttgtagttaattgatatatattataaattcttaatggttattaattaacattaacgAACAATTGAAATAAGCCGACTATACacaatttagtaaaaaaaataaaaaatacaaaataaaattaaacacacAAACAAAAAGCacttaattgtttaattattctaGTTCCAAAATCCAGTATCCTGTGTACACAACGGTCTTCCTCCAATGGCTTTTGAGAGAATACAAACAAGACAAGAATGACTTAGAtatccttttatattttaaacaaacaaaga includes the following:
- the LOC132803693 gene encoding MDIS1-interacting receptor like kinase 2-like isoform X2; translated protein: MMVSSISNISNFISGVAAVAVAAAVVLTHCASLVVGSVEYSPKQEAKALLESGWWSHEYLNSTTTTPCKLPGITCNPAGSITHVSLQGYPPLYGRKLGRFLNGSSFPNLVHLDLAKARLIGSIPPEISTLSKLTHLNLSHNYLSVFYKCGCKNKKIKSLDETIATKNGDIFSVWNYDGNLAYKDIIQATEDFDIRYCIGTGGYGSVYRAQLPNGKVVALKKLHTSEAEEPALRMSFETEVKTLTELKHRNIVRLYGFCLHKRCMFLIYQYMERGSLFCVLNNDVEAMELDWKKRVNIIKGIVNALCYLHNDCTPPIVHRDVTTNNVLLNSELEAVVADFGTAKLLDPNSTTQTTILAGTYGYIAPELTYTIAVTVKCDVYSFGVVTLETLMGKHPKEILSSLSSSSTQNLKLIEILDQRLAPPRSRLAVHNVALVDSIAFACLNADPKLRPTMDSVSKQIVERRTPLADHCFHEITIGHLMNP
- the LOC132803693 gene encoding MDIS1-interacting receptor like kinase 2-like isoform X1, producing the protein MMVSSISNISNFISGVAAVAVAAAVVLTHCASLVVGSVEYSPKQEAKALLESGWWSHEYLNSTTTTPCKLPGITCNPAGSITHVSLQGYPPLYGRKLGRFLNGSSFPNLVHLDLAKARLIGSIPPEISTLSKLTHLNLSHNYLSGELPLSLRNLSQLVMLDISFNSISGSILPELGNLNTLVQLNLSDNRLTGAIPSTICDLTNLQYLSLSRNQLSGSLPSRIGNLKNLTSLKLSSNNLMGTITPSLGSLKSIQYIDLSSNHFNGSIPIEICSLSTLLSLDLSNNSLVGEIPSRFADLEDLTTLNLAFNNFNCCIPCSFMYHRTTLHADTYLYDYVRCSKIWSGGIVKDGLIIVCISFILASSFLVLIIWAVFYKCGCKNKKIKSLDETIATKNGDIFSVWNYDGNLAYKDIIQATEDFDIRYCIGTGGYGSVYRAQLPNGKVVALKKLHTSEAEEPALRMSFETEVKTLTELKHRNIVRLYGFCLHKRCMFLIYQYMERGSLFCVLNNDVEAMELDWKKRVNIIKGIVNALCYLHNDCTPPIVHRDVTTNNVLLNSELEAVVADFGTAKLLDPNSTTQTTILAGTYGYIAPELTYTIAVTVKCDVYSFGVVTLETLMGKHPKEILSSLSSSSTQNLKLIEILDQRLAPPRSRLAVHNVALVDSIAFACLNADPKLRPTMDSVSKQIVERRTPLADHCFHEITIGHLMNP